CGCCTGTGTTGCCTAGACCACACTCATTGTTTGTCCTCCAAGATGAGCAGTGAGTAGATTTGTCATTGCAAACACCCCATACCTgaatcaaattccagactttttaaGACAATGTTGGAACCCTGAGGTTGTCAAACATCATTTTAACAATATTTGAACTTATAAAGTGACTCCTAAACAGCTTAAACATGCATGTATTATAAcccaaacaaaactgaattaaaagatTTTATACAAAACCATACAGCTGGAATTCCCCAAACATTCCCGTCACACCTCTAAAGAGGGTGCAGAAGCCCCGCCCAGTAAGCTGAAGCAATGAGAGGGGGTTGATCTCAAAATGAATTGAATAATGTTGCATCGAATCAGTTCTACACAACAACCTGAGTAgacagaaagtgaaacttgtatgcagtgtttgacattttgttttttttcctgttcattttgttatgtttttatgtgaaaTCTAATTGCGTCCACCACAAACGTTTAGCATCAATGTATGTTGTTAAAAGATCTTTGTACTTTATAATGAAGCTCATAGTGTGGAGTTCTGGGCTACAAGGCATATGAATCTAAACATCAGTCTACCCCGCCAGAGCTGCAAATCTTCCAGAACAAAACCAGCAACTCACAGACGGACACCTCAGTACTCATAGACACTAACGGGTTTCCATCAGAAGTAACACCAACACATGCACATCAGGACTGTGTGCAGACCAGTCAAGTTCTTGCACAACAATctcacacatccgtgttttgaTTTCAAAACTGGGATAAGACATTTTCCAAAATGTATTCTGAAGCAGTGAGAGTCCCTTTCAGTGGAACTATGGGGCCAAGCCCAACTCCTGAAAAACAACACCACATTATGTTACTGCCATCATCAACCTTCACTATCAGACAAGTGTTGTCTGATGTATAGTTAACAAATTATTACCAAAAGTCAAACAGAACAAACccacagtttattttaaaactgtgcgCCTGAGCTGGGGAAGGAATTGGAAATGGGAATACTGGCTGGTTGGAAGGATTGGGTTATAGGGACCAGTTACCAATGAGAAGGCCATTTTGTTAACatcccaaaacaaaataaaagaagctGACTTTTTGTTACAAgtttagaaaacaaatgaacTCAATTAAACCTTTCTCACTCTAAAGGaggaaaacaaaccaacaaattTAGTTGTTGAAGGTGTTCATTGTTTACAGAATTCAGAAAAAGGAAATACCTCACCCCTTTCTACTACACTTCTCAGCTCACAATAACCCAAACGTGTTTGGTCATATTTTACCTGGTAACACCAGGGCATAAAATACCTGATTGGTTGAGGTCACATAGTGGGCGGGATTTGAAGGCTTTTTCCTCCTGGGCTGCTGCGCTTTCTCTTTAGAACCGACAAGACAAGAGAAGAAGCTGGCCTTGTTTCAAACCTTCTACATATCCAAGAAGAAGTGAAGTTAACATGAAGCTGCTGTTGTGTCTCGCAGCTCTGGCTGCTGTTTGTTTCTCGGTGCACTCCAAAAAAAGTAAGTACCACcaagttttctgttttattctcgGCTGTGGTGTAGTTCATCATAGTGAAGAATATAAAATGCTGTTCCCATTTACAGGATGAACGTTCTTCTGTCAGGGTTCTACACAGACTGTTCTGTTCAGTAACATTAACAGCTTGGGTTTGTTCAGGTTTTTCTGATGAGGCCTACAGAGAAACGCGGCTTTAATTCATATTTAGGTACAGAAAGTTTTTTTCCTTGAGTCAATTCCACTGAAAGCTTAATGTTGGTGGAAATTAGAGTAAAGGACGAATAAGACGGAGAAATAATGATAGAAAAATGGTCATCTGATTTTAGTTTCGATTCTCCCCAGACAGGCTTGGATGTTTCTGTGAAACATGTCCGCCATTGCTCATCTATGATAAATTAACGATCCTCATAAACCGGATTAAAAGCGGATTTTCTTTTGATTCCAATTCCGCCTGAGAATATGGTAGATGGGAACCATTATAGAAAAAgtggtttgatgtttttatCGACATAAAAGCAAACAGTTATGAGGATCTTAGGCGGGTAAAATGTAATGGGAGACATTTTATATATTACTGTGAAAAAGGACCTGATGTTTCCCTATTTCAAAATCTGACCTAACTAAAATAATCtcctttaattttaataaacatatttttgtaaCATGACTTAACTTTTACGTTTTTTCTTTTCCCGTCAGCTTCACCCAAAGTCCAGGTCTACAGCCGTGACCCTGGAGAGTTTGGAAAGGAGAACACTCTGATCTGCCATGTGAGCAACTTTCACCCCCCTGACATCACCATCGATCTCCTTTGTGATGATGTGGCGCTTCCCAAAGCCAAGCAGACTGACCTGGCCTTTAAACAGGACTGGCACTTCCATCTGACCAAGAGCGCCAGCTTCACTCCAGCGTCTGGGGAAAAGTGCGTCTGCAGAGTCAATCATGGAGGATCAAGCAGAGACTACGCTTGGGGTAAGTTTGGTCATTTCACATTTTCTGGGATGGATTTTCCAGGGTTTCCCCTTAGAGCCTCAGTCTGAATTCGGATTAGTCACTTTGCTTTCGATTTCCCTTCCTCATGTGTGATCACATGACTGCAGCCAGTAGAGCACTGGGAGAAAAACAGTTCTATATTAACAATGATTTAATTTACCCAGGGAAACTAAATCTGAGTTTCTTACATCTAATTAGTTAAACCTGTATGAACAACATGTCTGATTCTATCTGAACTGTTTTAAACTGAAACTGGGGCAGCGTGTGTccgattatttttctttcttcagcaTTTGTGTCCAACCGCCATGTCAGAAAACTGAAGTGGACGTGTTTAGCTAAAACGTAGCTGCTACGCTAGCAGTTTTAGCaatatttctttctatttttaccCTGAAAACCCGTTGCTTTGCACACATAATAGTCGCACACTCACAGAATTGTTCCTGCCACCTCCTCAGATGAATAATAGTTGCTGTCTTGTGTTTTTCAGAGTCAAACATGTAACTCCAGAAACCATGTAGGTAAGTTTCCTGATGCTACTTCTCTCAGTACAGCCACTCCATGGGTGCAGTCAGCTAGTCCTTGCTGCCTAGGAAGGTTCCTGACAGCTTTAAATGAACAGAAAGGTTCTAAGAAAGAGTGGGTTTTTAACGAGTTAAAAACGAAAGGACActgcacacacaaaacaatattaTCAATCAAATAATTATATTATTAGATTTTATTACACATTCTCAGTGCCGAGGACCAACAATTTCTGCTTCTTCCTCCATTTTTAGACAAAAACAGTGCAAGTTCTCAACAGAAATAAAGTGCATATGCACATTTTCcatgtttaattatattttagatttttaacccgttttaatacatttaatggTCTGACTAAAGTGTGCTAATAAACACATGAAACTAGACCGCTCATATTCTTTTGTTGAAATTTCAGGCTTGATGTTTTCCTCCGTACAGCCTGATCTTTGGGTAAAACCCTGTTCTCACACATTATTGCTAACGTTTGCCTTCAGGGTCTGAACATCAgtgataaagttccttatttttCCAAACTTTGGTAGTGCGGTTTTTATAATAGGCCTTCTTTAGTCTTTTAATGTGGATCTTTTGGTACAATCGCCATATTTAGGGTCCTAAAtatttctgaaatttaaatctGGAATTTTTCCAGATCACTGAAGGTAAATCCTGAACCCATGAATCCCAGTCTGTCAGTaagagataataaaaaaaaaagtttacatctaaatagtttttttatccTGTCATACTCTAAGAACAGGAAATGTTTTGGACTGCAGCCTGTGGCTCCTCAGCAGGACTACACCATCTCTCTTACCTCTGTCTTAATGCTgttattcttttttcttttcagaagcCCACTAGATGTTTTGTCCTCTGCTGCAGCGTCATTTATTCATCGTTTCATCAACAAACACcagttttcttcagttttgcCTCTTTtcaatttaagaaaaatgaTGAGTTGGTAGGTGATGGGAAATCTTCTGTCTTGTTTATCAGTTAATACACACATGGCTTCTGCTTATACAGCATTTTGTAATTTAagtgtgttgtttttaatttctttcttttcgtAGTGTAAATGATTTTATTCATGTTGATATGTGAACCTTGTAAGTTAAACTCTGTGATAATTGGCCAGATTGAATTGGGTGTCTACgaggttttctattttttgattTATGGTTTAAGATGATTGTCAACAACCTCTACTAAATAAAGGCCTCTTGGTAATACTGTTTCATGgtcatttattaataaaataatacaatggATACAAAGTTGTAGTTTAATAGACAACAAAATATCTGTAAAAGTTACACTTGCCACTGTTGGTCACAAACACGAAACTAAAGTGAGTCCACAGATTTTGTCTGTTTAATGGTTTGAATGTATATCAGGTTTTACTACAGAATGCTGCAAAACTCatgaaacatttaacaaaatatgtTCTGAAACTGCTTCTGCATGGAACTGATGCAGTATAGTTTAATCAGAGCAAAAGAATGAGCCGAGGGGTCAGTAGATATTTGGAAAGCTTCCACCATTTTGAAGATGGAAGTGCAGACAAAAGGGCACTTTCCaagcatttcattaaaattgttccttctttcatgaacctgttctgttttactgccatcttttcagcccttcattccacttaggAAGAAATctggcctgccaaaaataaatgaattgccTTGAGTAATCCTGTATCCTTGTTTTATTAGTTCATATAATATCACAtgttattcagaaaaataacacagGTAACTAGTTAATGGtacacctgtgattaatttttatgatttttatttctcatgCTGCACCTTTAAACAACGCAGCgttgtatgtttagaatcagcacagaagatctGAAAAAGAAGCCAGAGGCTTACTTTTACACTTTCTACCATGTCTTAGTGGCACCGGTAGATATTTTCCTGGCGTATTcagcaacattttatttctacatgtagaactggactataagactggctgcagcaatgagatgcaatgttATAATCTGAAGaacctttttaatgtgtttagtaacttttatttttactgaactaaaggaccagatatttttcacatcatgaatAATCCAGCTAGAAGTTCACAGAGGATTCCTACTGTTTTGTATCACGGCCAGGCCATTGAActttacctgtagctcaggtgaaagtccctctaCTCCAGACCTGGGCATTTTACGGCCCGCGACCCTTTGGGTATTCCTGTCCGGCCCGCGACCCCCTTgtcaaaaaaaacatatttggtgTGCATACGATGCAGCTGTCTTTAATTTTGAAAGGGCTTGATGCATTGTTCATGAATGCACATAGATGCTAAGGCACGGTGACACGTGATGCTAGCATCCGAATCCCTGATCCCCACAAAATGTCATCTCACggtaaaaaaaagttgattcagaatgctgcattTTCAACAAGGCATGGACAGCGAAATATTAGTTTACAGAAGTCAAAGGtaaagctgtttgttcatttgTGGAGTAAACACGGGGAGAAATACAAGAACTTTTCAGAGAAAGGGCGCGCTGCTGAGTCGGCTGTGGTGCTAGCCAAGCTGCAATCTCaacaaacactttttacaaaacgTTCGACATCCAGAGGTGCTGCAATCAAGACAAGTTTTGTCATATCGCACAAGATTGCTAGAAAGAGCAAACTCTTTTCTGACAGAGAAATTATTAAGGAGTTTTTGTTGGAATTGTCTGCGCTAATATGTTCCAAGAAAAAAGACGCCGCACCGTAACGAGGAAAAGAAATGGCGAAAAACCTGGTACTACAACTGAAGGACAGCGTGAATGACTGAGTACTTTTCCCTGGCTTTGGATGAGAGCTGTGACAGATGGGACACTGCCCAGCTGCTCATCTTCTTATTGCGGGATCAATGCAGACTTCAGCTGGCAGACATGCGGGCAATGAAAGGGACAACAATGGGAAGTGATCTCTTAACTCGGGTAAATGCATGTCTCGAAAGCTTGGGGGTGAAATGGGACAAACTGGTGGGCGTGACAACAGATGGGTGTCCAAATCTCACAGGAAAAAAAGTTGGTCTATTAAAGCGAATCCAGGACAAAGTGGCAGAAAGGAAcgttttttcattgttttatacaTCAGGAAGTGTTATGCAAGTCAGTGTTAAAAGTGAATCACGTTGTTGATGatgtaattaaaacaatttatcaGATCAAGGGCACTGAATCACAGACAGTTCGTTTCACTT
This portion of the Girardinichthys multiradiatus isolate DD_20200921_A chromosome 17, DD_fGirMul_XY1, whole genome shotgun sequence genome encodes:
- the b2m gene encoding beta-2-microglobulin; this translates as MKLLLCLAALAAVCFSVHSKKTSPKVQVYSRDPGEFGKENTLICHVSNFHPPDITIDLLCDDVALPKAKQTDLAFKQDWHFHLTKSASFTPASGEKCVCRVNHGGSSRDYAWESNM